GGTTCGTCTCGACGGTCCGCCAGGCGCCGTCGAGCCGTCGGGGCCGCTGCTCCAGAGGGCCGACTCCGTCTTCCCAGCGGTAGCCGGAGACGAAGTTGCCGCCGGGATAGCGGACCATGGTGACGCCCAGTTCACGGATCAGGGCCAGGACGTCGGTGCGCAGCCCGTCCTCATCGGCGCTCGGGTGGTCCGGCTCGAAGACGCCGGTGTAGACGCAGCGGCCGAGGTGCTCGACGAAGGATCCGAACAGCCGCGGGTTCACCTCGCCGACGGTGAAGTTGGGGTCCAGATGTATGGACCCTGCGAGCGGCGGGTGGCTGGCGGGGTTGGGCATGTGTCACTCCGGATGGATCGGTGCGAAGAGTGGCGTCTGTACGGTTGCCGGGGTGCGCTGGTCAGCCCTTGATGCCGGTGTGCGCGACGCCTTCGACCAGGTATCGCTGAAGGAAGAGGAAGACGAGCACCAGCGGCAGGATCGACACGGTGGCGGCGAGGAACAGCTCGTGGATGTTGACGGTCTGCGCGGTGGTGAAGGTCGACAGGGCCACCTGCACGGTCCAGCTCGACTGGTCCTGGCCGATGACCAGCGGCCACAGGAAGGCGTTCCAGTTGGTGATGAAGGTGATCACCGCGATCGCCGAGAAGAAGCCACGGGAGTTGGGGACGACGATCCGCCAGTACGTGCCCCAGCTTCCGAGACCGTCGATCCGGGCGGCCTCCTCCAGTTCCTTGGGGAAGCCGAGGAAGTACTGCCGGAAGAGGAACGCGGTGAAGCCGCTGAACAGGCCGGGCACGATCAGACCTTGCAGGGAGGAGACCCAGCCCAGTGACGACACGAGGACGAAGCTGGGCACGAAGGTGACCGCGCTGGGGATCATGAGGGTGGCCAGCACCGCGTAGAAGATCTTGTTGGCGTGCCGGTACGGGACACGGGCGAGCGCGTAGCCGGCCAGGGAGCAGACCAGTAGTTGCCCGGCGGTGCCGAGCACCCCGACGACGAGGGAGTTCCACATGCTGCGCGCCATGGGAACCGCGGGGTCGTTGAACAGCTCGGGGATGTTCTCCCAGTGCAGCTCGGTCGGCAAGAACTTCCAGTTCGTCCCGGTGATGTCGGCGTCGGTGGCCAGGCTGTTGCGGATCAGCAGGTAGAACGGGACCAGGAACAGCAGGGCCG
The genomic region above belongs to Streptomyces coeruleorubidus and contains:
- a CDS encoding carbohydrate ABC transporter permease; this translates as MATSSTTDVRGRPRAVSGRAGGVAVYTVAVVAALLFLVPFYLLIRNSLATDADITGTNWKFLPTELHWENIPELFNDPAVPMARSMWNSLVVGVLGTAGQLLVCSLAGYALARVPYRHANKIFYAVLATLMIPSAVTFVPSFVLVSSLGWVSSLQGLIVPGLFSGFTAFLFRQYFLGFPKELEEAARIDGLGSWGTYWRIVVPNSRGFFSAIAVITFITNWNAFLWPLVIGQDQSSWTVQVALSTFTTAQTVNIHELFLAATVSILPLVLVFLFLQRYLVEGVAHTGIKG